One region of Streptomyces sp. CG4 genomic DNA includes:
- a CDS encoding glycosyl hydrolase family 18 protein, whose translation MRFGLGRRAAAGLATLLLPLAGLVGLASPAQAAATATASFTKTSDWGTGFGGQWTIKNTGTTGISSWTVEWDFPSGTSVTSAWDADVTSSGTHWTAKNKSYNGTLAPGASVSFGFNGAGPGSPSNCKLNGASCDGTTVPGDNPPSAPGTPTASNITDTSVKLSWGAATDDKGVKNYDVLRDGKVVGTVTTTSYTDGGLSAGTDYSYTVQARDTAGQTGPASGAVKVHTSGGTTTPPTTGDKVKLGYFTEWGIYGRGYNVKNLVTSGSAAKITHINYAFGNVTNGQCAIGDSYADYDKAFTADQSVSGVADTWDQPLRGNFNQLRELKAKYPNLKVLWSFGGWTWSGGFAQAAANPTAFADSCYNLVNDPRWADVFDGIDIDWEYPNACGLSCDTSGAAAFKNVLAALRAKFGASKLVTAAVTADGSSGGKIEAADYAGAAQYADWYNVMSYDFFGAWDAQGPTAPHSPLTSYSGIPKAGFDTADAIATYRSIGVPASKLLIGIGLYGRGWTGVTQDAPGGTATGPAAGTYEQGIEDYKVLKTSCPVTGTVAGTAYAHCGSNWWSYDTPSTIAGKMSWAKSQGLGGAFFWEFSGDTSDGELVNAISGNL comes from the coding sequence ATGCGCTTCGGACTCGGACGCAGAGCCGCGGCGGGCCTCGCGACCCTGTTGCTCCCCCTGGCCGGCCTGGTCGGTCTCGCGAGCCCCGCCCAGGCCGCGGCCACCGCGACGGCGAGCTTCACCAAGACCAGCGACTGGGGCACCGGCTTCGGCGGCCAGTGGACCATCAAGAACACCGGCACCACCGGCATCAGCTCCTGGACCGTCGAGTGGGACTTCCCCTCCGGTACGTCCGTCACCTCCGCCTGGGACGCGGACGTGACCAGCTCCGGCACCCACTGGACCGCCAAGAACAAGTCCTACAACGGCACCCTCGCCCCCGGCGCCTCCGTCTCCTTCGGCTTCAACGGCGCGGGCCCCGGCTCCCCGTCCAACTGCAAGCTGAACGGCGCCAGTTGCGACGGTACGACGGTGCCCGGCGACAACCCGCCGAGCGCCCCCGGCACCCCGACCGCCTCGAACATCACCGACACCTCGGTCAAACTCTCCTGGGGCGCGGCCACCGACGACAAGGGCGTGAAGAACTACGACGTCCTGCGCGACGGCAAGGTCGTCGGCACGGTGACCACCACCTCGTACACGGACGGCGGCCTGAGCGCCGGCACCGACTACTCCTACACCGTGCAGGCCCGCGACACCGCCGGCCAGACAGGCCCGGCCAGCGGCGCGGTCAAGGTGCACACCAGCGGCGGCACCACCACTCCCCCGACCACCGGCGACAAGGTCAAGCTCGGCTACTTCACCGAGTGGGGCATCTACGGCCGGGGCTACAACGTCAAGAACCTGGTGACGTCCGGCTCGGCGGCGAAGATCACGCACATCAACTACGCCTTCGGCAACGTGACGAACGGCCAGTGCGCGATCGGCGACTCCTACGCCGACTACGACAAGGCCTTCACCGCCGACCAGTCGGTGAGCGGTGTGGCCGACACCTGGGACCAGCCGCTGCGCGGCAACTTCAACCAGCTGCGTGAGCTGAAGGCCAAGTACCCGAACCTCAAGGTGCTGTGGTCCTTCGGCGGCTGGACCTGGTCCGGCGGGTTCGCGCAGGCCGCGGCCAACCCGACCGCGTTCGCCGACTCCTGCTACAACCTGGTCAACGACCCGCGCTGGGCCGATGTCTTCGACGGCATCGACATCGACTGGGAGTATCCGAACGCCTGCGGCCTGTCCTGCGACACCAGCGGGGCGGCGGCCTTCAAGAACGTGCTGGCCGCGCTGCGCGCCAAGTTCGGTGCGAGCAAGCTCGTCACCGCCGCGGTGACCGCCGACGGCTCCTCCGGCGGCAAGATCGAGGCCGCGGACTACGCGGGCGCCGCGCAGTACGCCGACTGGTACAACGTGATGTCGTACGACTTCTTCGGCGCCTGGGACGCCCAGGGCCCGACCGCCCCGCACTCCCCGCTCACCTCGTACTCCGGCATACCGAAGGCCGGCTTCGACACGGCCGACGCGATCGCCACGTACAGGTCCATCGGGGTCCCCGCGTCCAAGCTGCTCATCGGCATCGGCCTCTACGGCCGCGGCTGGACCGGCGTCACCCAGGACGCCCCGGGCGGCACGGCCACGGGACCGGCGGCCGGCACCTATGAACAGGGCATCGAGGACTACAAGGTGCTCAAGACGTCCTGCCCGGTCACCGGCACCGTCGCGGGCACGGCGTACGCCCACTGCGGCAGCAACTGGTGGTCGTACGACACCCCGTCGACCATCGCCGGGAAGATGAGCTGGGCCAAGTCCCAGGGGCTCGGCGGCGCGTTCTTCTGGGAGTTCAGCGGCGACACCAGCGACGGTGAGCTGGTGAACGCCATCAGCGGCAACCTGTAA
- a CDS encoding ABC transporter permease, whose amino-acid sequence MLLHDTALIYGRYLRQSLRSRFALLFGVLTPLLYLLFFGPLLTGLPLGGTGSSWQVLVPGLLLQLGLFGALFAGFTVIIEKGQGVVERMRVTPVSRLALLLGRVLRDATVFVFQAVLLVLAALVMGLRAPLAGILIGFAFVALLTVSLASLSYALGMTVRTPQEFGPLINMVSMPSMLLSGLMLPMTLAPTWLNVLSHFVPFRYLVDAVRDAYIGHYAGAHMLYGVLVAVGFAALAVTAGTRVFRTAGA is encoded by the coding sequence ATGCTGCTTCACGACACGGCCCTCATCTACGGCCGCTATCTGCGCCAGTCCCTGCGCTCCCGCTTCGCGCTGCTCTTCGGCGTGCTCACCCCGCTCCTCTATCTCCTCTTCTTCGGCCCCCTGCTCACGGGTCTGCCGCTCGGCGGCACGGGCAGTTCCTGGCAGGTGCTCGTGCCCGGCCTGCTGCTCCAACTCGGGCTGTTCGGTGCTCTGTTCGCCGGCTTCACGGTGATCATCGAGAAGGGGCAGGGGGTGGTGGAGCGGATGCGCGTGACCCCCGTCAGCCGCCTCGCCCTCCTGCTCGGCCGGGTGCTGCGCGACGCCACGGTCTTCGTGTTCCAGGCGGTGCTGCTGGTGCTGGCCGCACTGGTGATGGGCCTGCGGGCGCCGCTCGCGGGCATCCTGATCGGCTTCGCGTTCGTCGCGCTGCTCACGGTCTCGCTGGCCTCGCTGTCGTACGCACTCGGCATGACGGTCCGCACCCCGCAGGAGTTCGGCCCGCTGATCAACATGGTGTCGATGCCGTCGATGCTGCTGTCCGGCCTGATGCTCCCGATGACCCTCGCGCCCACCTGGCTGAACGTGCTCTCGCACTTCGTGCCGTTCCGCTATCTGGTGGACGCGGTCCGCGACGCCTACATCGGCCACTACGCCGGCGCCCACATGCTCTACGGCGTCCTCGTCGCCGTCGGCTTCGCGGCGCTGGCGGTGACGGCGGGCACACGAGTGTTCCGGACGGCCGGGGCGTAA
- the atpD gene encoding F0F1 ATP synthase subunit beta has product MTTTVETATATGRVARVIGPVVDVEFPVDAMPDIYNALHVEVADPANAGEKKTLTLEVAQHLGDGLVRTISMQPTDGLVRQAPVTDTGAAISVPVGDFTKGKVFNTLGEVLNVDESYDGERWPIHRKAPNFDELESKTEMFETGVKVIDLLTPYVKGGKIGLFGGAGVGKTVLIQEMIYRVANNHDGVSVFAGVGERTREGNDLIEEMSDSGVIDKTALVFGQMDEPPGTRLRVALAGLTMAEYFRDVQKQDVLFFIDNIFRFTQAGSEVSTLLGRMPSAVGYQPNLADEMGLLQERITSTRGHSITSMQAIYVPADDLTDPAPATTFAHLDATTVLSRPISEKGIYPAVDPLDSTSRILDPRYISADHYNAAMRVKTVLQKYKDLQDIIAILGIDELGEEDKLVVHRARRVERFLSQNTHVAKQFTGVDGSDVPLDESITAFNAIIDGEYDHFPEQAFFMCGGLEDLKANAKELGVS; this is encoded by the coding sequence ATGACCACCACTGTTGAGACCGCGACGGCTACGGGCCGCGTCGCCCGGGTCATCGGCCCGGTCGTCGACGTGGAGTTCCCCGTCGACGCGATGCCGGACATCTACAACGCCCTGCACGTCGAGGTCGCCGACCCGGCGAACGCGGGCGAGAAGAAGACGCTGACCCTGGAGGTCGCCCAGCACCTGGGTGACGGCCTGGTCCGCACCATCTCCATGCAGCCGACCGACGGTCTGGTCCGCCAGGCCCCGGTCACCGACACGGGCGCGGCCATCTCCGTCCCCGTCGGCGACTTCACCAAGGGCAAGGTGTTCAACACCCTCGGTGAGGTGCTGAACGTCGACGAGTCCTACGACGGCGAGCGCTGGCCGATCCACCGCAAGGCCCCGAACTTCGACGAGCTCGAGTCCAAGACCGAGATGTTCGAGACGGGCGTCAAGGTCATCGACCTGCTCACCCCGTACGTCAAGGGCGGCAAGATCGGCCTGTTCGGCGGTGCCGGCGTCGGCAAGACGGTGCTCATCCAGGAGATGATCTACCGTGTCGCCAACAACCACGACGGTGTCTCCGTGTTCGCCGGTGTCGGTGAGCGCACCCGTGAGGGCAACGACCTGATCGAGGAGATGTCGGACTCCGGCGTCATCGACAAGACCGCGCTGGTCTTCGGCCAGATGGACGAGCCCCCGGGCACCCGTCTGCGCGTGGCCCTCGCGGGTCTGACCATGGCGGAGTACTTCCGCGATGTGCAGAAGCAGGACGTGCTGTTCTTCATCGACAACATCTTCCGCTTCACGCAGGCCGGTTCCGAGGTGTCGACCCTGCTCGGCCGTATGCCCTCCGCGGTGGGCTACCAGCCGAACCTGGCCGACGAGATGGGTCTCCTCCAGGAGCGCATCACCTCGACCCGTGGTCACTCGATCACCTCGATGCAGGCGATCTACGTCCCCGCGGACGACCTGACCGACCCGGCTCCGGCCACCACCTTCGCCCACCTCGACGCGACGACGGTGCTGTCCCGTCCGATCTCCGAGAAGGGCATCTACCCGGCCGTGGACCCGCTGGACTCCACGTCCCGGATCCTGGACCCGCGCTACATCTCCGCGGACCACTACAACGCCGCCATGCGCGTGAAGACGGTCCTGCAGAAGTACAAGGACCTCCAGGACATCATCGCGATCCTCGGTATCGACGAGCTCGGCGAGGAGGACAAGCTCGTCGTCCACCGTGCCCGTCGCGTGGAGCGCTTCCTGTCCCAGAACACCCACGTCGCCAAGCAGTTCACCGGCGTCGACGGGTCGGACGTGCCGCTGGACGAGTCGATCACCGCGTTCAACGCAATCATCGACGGTGAGTACGACCACTTCCCGGAGCAGGCGTTCTTCATGTGCGGTGGCCTGGAGGACCTCAAGGCCAACGCCAAGGAGCTGGGCGTCTCCTGA
- a CDS encoding response regulator transcription factor — MIRVLVAEDQSAVRAGLVLILGSAPDIEVVGEAADGERAVELARELRPDLVLMDIQMPRLDGVSATRQIVAEGLADVLVLTTFDLDEYVFGALRAGAAGFLLKNTEARDLLESVRTVARGEGIVAPAVTRRLIAEFAAGPVREPKADPAVLDGLTRREREVLSCVGQGLSNAEIAERLQMAEGTVKTHVSRLLAKLGLRSRVQAAVLAQELGV, encoded by the coding sequence GTGATCCGTGTCCTGGTCGCCGAGGACCAGTCCGCCGTACGCGCCGGACTGGTCCTAATCCTGGGCAGCGCGCCCGACATCGAGGTGGTCGGCGAGGCGGCGGACGGGGAGCGGGCGGTGGAGCTGGCCCGGGAACTGCGGCCGGACCTGGTGCTGATGGACATACAGATGCCGCGTCTGGACGGGGTGTCGGCGACCCGGCAGATCGTGGCGGAGGGGCTCGCGGACGTGCTCGTGCTGACCACCTTCGACCTGGACGAGTACGTGTTCGGGGCGCTGCGGGCGGGGGCGGCCGGTTTTCTGCTGAAGAACACCGAGGCCCGGGATCTGCTGGAGTCGGTGCGGACGGTGGCGCGTGGGGAGGGGATCGTCGCGCCGGCCGTGACCCGGCGGCTGATCGCCGAGTTCGCGGCCGGTCCGGTGCGGGAGCCGAAGGCGGATCCGGCCGTCCTCGACGGGCTGACCCGGCGCGAGCGGGAGGTGCTGTCCTGTGTCGGCCAGGGGCTGTCGAACGCCGAGATCGCCGAGCGGCTGCAGATGGCGGAGGGCACGGTGAAGACGCACGTGAGCCGGTTGCTGGCCAAGCTGGGGCTACGCAGCCGGGTCCAAGCGGCGGTCCTGGCCCAGGAGTTGGGGGTCTAG
- the atpA gene encoding F0F1 ATP synthase subunit alpha translates to MAELTIRPEEIRDALENFVQSYKPDAASREEVGTVTLAGDGIAKVEGLPSAMANELLKFEDGTLGLALNLEEREIGAIVLGEFSGIEEGQPVTRTGEVLSVAVGEGYLGRVVDPLGNPIDGLGEIETSGRRALELQAPTVMQRKSVHEPMETGYKAVDAMTPIGRGQRQLIIGDRQTGKTALAVDTIINQRDNWRTGDPKKQVRCIYVAIGQKGSTIAGVRRALEENGALEYTTIVAAPASDPAGFKYLAPYTGSAIGQQWMYEGKHVLIIFDDLSKQADAYRAVSLLLRRPPGREAYPGDVFYLHSRLLERCAKLSDDMGAGSMTGLPIVETKANDVSAFIPTNVISITDGQCFLESDLFNAGQRPALNVGISVSRVGGSAQHKAMRQVSGRLRVDLAQFRELEAFAAFGSDLDAASKAQLERGSRMVELLKQDQYQPMATEDQVVSVWAGTNGRMDDVPVADIRRFEKELIDFLHRKHQGLMTSIKEGAKMSSDTIQAVDDAVAEFKKQFETSDGKLLGEDVPAAAAK, encoded by the coding sequence ATGGCGGAGCTCACGATCCGGCCGGAGGAGATCCGGGACGCGCTGGAGAACTTCGTCCAGTCGTACAAGCCGGACGCGGCCTCGCGCGAGGAGGTCGGTACGGTCACCCTTGCCGGCGACGGCATCGCGAAGGTCGAGGGCCTGCCCTCGGCCATGGCCAACGAACTGCTGAAGTTCGAGGACGGCACCCTCGGCCTCGCCCTCAACCTCGAGGAGCGCGAGATCGGTGCCATCGTCCTCGGTGAGTTCAGCGGCATCGAGGAGGGGCAGCCGGTCACCCGTACCGGTGAGGTCCTCTCCGTCGCGGTCGGCGAGGGCTACCTCGGCCGTGTCGTCGACCCGCTCGGCAACCCGATCGACGGCCTCGGCGAGATCGAGACGTCCGGCCGCCGTGCGCTTGAGCTGCAGGCACCCACGGTCATGCAGCGCAAGTCGGTGCACGAGCCGATGGAGACGGGCTACAAGGCCGTCGACGCGATGACCCCGATCGGCCGTGGTCAGCGTCAGCTGATCATCGGTGACCGCCAGACCGGCAAGACCGCCCTGGCCGTCGACACGATCATCAACCAGCGCGACAACTGGCGCACCGGCGATCCGAAGAAGCAGGTCCGCTGCATCTACGTCGCCATCGGCCAGAAGGGCTCCACCATCGCCGGCGTGCGCCGCGCGCTGGAGGAGAACGGCGCCCTGGAGTACACGACCATCGTCGCCGCCCCGGCGTCCGACCCGGCCGGCTTCAAGTACCTTGCGCCGTACACCGGTTCGGCCATCGGTCAGCAGTGGATGTACGAGGGCAAGCACGTCCTCATCATCTTCGACGACCTGTCGAAGCAGGCCGACGCCTACCGCGCCGTGTCGCTGCTGCTGCGCCGCCCGCCGGGCCGTGAGGCCTACCCGGGTGACGTCTTCTACCTGCACTCCCGGCTGCTGGAGCGCTGCGCCAAGCTCTCCGACGACATGGGCGCCGGCTCGATGACCGGTCTGCCGATCGTCGAGACCAAGGCCAACGACGTCTCGGCGTTCATCCCGACCAACGTCATCTCCATCACCGACGGCCAGTGCTTCCTGGAGTCGGACCTGTTCAACGCCGGTCAGCGCCCCGCGCTGAACGTCGGTATCTCCGTCTCCCGAGTCGGTGGCAGCGCCCAGCACAAGGCGATGCGCCAGGTCTCCGGCCGCCTCCGTGTGGACCTCGCCCAGTTCCGTGAGCTGGAGGCGTTCGCCGCCTTCGGTTCCGACCTGGACGCGGCCTCGAAGGCGCAGTTGGAGCGCGGTTCGCGCATGGTCGAGCTGCTGAAGCAGGACCAGTACCAGCCGATGGCCACCGAGGACCAGGTCGTCTCCGTCTGGGCCGGCACCAACGGCCGTATGGACGACGTCCCGGTCGCCGACATCCGCCGCTTCGAGAAGGAACTGATCGACTTCCTGCACCGGAAGCACCAGGGCCTGATGACCTCCATCAAGGAGGGCGCCAAGATGTCGAGCGACACGATCCAGGCGGTCGACGACGCCGTGGCCGAGTTCAAGAAGCAGTTCGAGACCTCGGACGGCAAGCTGCTCGGCGAGGACGTTCCTGCCGCTGCCGCCAAGTGA
- a CDS encoding DUF2550 domain-containing protein, translated as MVLALTVSGIVVALVVVGLFLFGLRRRLIQRSGGTFDCSLRWDVAEKPDANGKGWSYGVARYNGDRIEWYRVFSYAPRPRRTLERAQIEVAGRRLPEGEEELALLSDAVVLACTHRGTRLELAMSEDALTGFLAWLEAAPPGQRVNVA; from the coding sequence ATGGTCCTCGCTCTGACTGTGTCCGGGATCGTGGTCGCGCTCGTGGTCGTGGGACTGTTCCTGTTCGGGCTGCGCCGCAGACTCATCCAGCGCTCCGGCGGCACCTTCGACTGTTCCCTGCGCTGGGACGTGGCCGAGAAACCGGACGCCAACGGCAAGGGCTGGAGCTATGGCGTCGCCCGCTACAACGGCGACCGCATCGAGTGGTACCGGGTCTTCTCCTACGCCCCCCGCCCCCGCCGCACCCTGGAGCGCGCGCAGATCGAGGTGGCCGGCCGCCGGCTGCCCGAGGGCGAGGAGGAACTGGCGCTGCTCTCCGACGCCGTGGTCCTCGCCTGTACGCATCGGGGCACCCGCCTCGAACTCGCCATGAGCGAAGACGCGCTGACCGGATTCCTCGCGTGGCTGGAGGCAGCCCCGCCCGGACAGCGCGTCAACGTCGCTTAA
- a CDS encoding ABC transporter ATP-binding protein codes for MAAVISAAGLARTFHTKSGPVAAVSGIDLTVREGEILGFLGPNGAGKTTTLRMLTTLLKPTGGAATVAGHDLATDPAGVRAASGYVAQSGGVDPQITVREELVTQARMYRLTKARAVARAEELARELDLTGFLDRKAGALSGGQRRRLDIAMALTHRPKVLFLDEPTTGLDPGSRADLWDLVRRLRDEHGTTVFLTTHYLDEADALADRLVVVDRGTVAAEGTPSALKLRHGGSLDATLQDTFLAITGRGPSPADTAPIAV; via the coding sequence ATGGCAGCAGTCATCAGCGCGGCGGGACTCGCCCGCACCTTCCACACCAAGTCCGGGCCCGTGGCGGCCGTGAGCGGCATCGACCTCACCGTCCGGGAGGGTGAGATCCTCGGCTTCCTCGGACCCAACGGCGCCGGCAAGACGACCACCCTGCGGATGCTCACCACCCTGCTGAAGCCGACCGGCGGCGCGGCCACCGTCGCCGGGCACGATCTGGCGACGGATCCGGCCGGGGTGCGCGCGGCGAGCGGGTACGTCGCCCAGTCCGGCGGCGTCGATCCGCAGATCACCGTGCGGGAGGAACTGGTCACCCAGGCCCGGATGTACCGCCTGACGAAGGCCCGGGCAGTGGCGCGGGCGGAGGAGCTGGCGCGCGAGCTGGACCTCACCGGCTTCCTCGACCGCAAGGCCGGCGCCCTCTCCGGCGGGCAGCGGCGGCGGCTGGACATCGCGATGGCGCTCACCCACCGGCCGAAGGTGCTGTTCCTGGACGAACCGACGACCGGGCTCGACCCGGGCAGCCGCGCCGACCTGTGGGACCTGGTCCGCCGACTGCGCGACGAGCACGGCACGACCGTCTTCCTGACCACCCACTACCTGGACGAGGCCGACGCCCTCGCCGACCGTCTGGTGGTCGTCGACCGGGGCACGGTCGCCGCCGAGGGCACGCCGAGCGCGCTCAAGCTGCGGCACGGCGGCTCGCTCGACGCCACCCTCCAGGACACCTTCCTCGCCATCACCGGCCGCGGCCCCTCCCCGGCCGACACCGCCCCCATAGCCGTATAG
- a CDS encoding sensor histidine kinase, with translation MTLALPRPHRDDLRIAVGGLLGGMLLWLLGIHPRVPSDPLVLWHASWAPLVPLLATAACELLRRVRPRIALVVGTLALTLDTVTLGNVVTIVMYTDLMYAAVLYGSPASARRIPWTTGMLTVVGGVVPAALWRDPQGLLIGVGIGVVALAPAATGWVVRNHRDAAEAARLRAQQTALLAEMDRTQAVTAERARMARELHDMVANHLSAIAIHSTAALSLDDPQTSRDALSVIRENSVEGLAEMRRLIGILRDSSGDLEPAATPTLDGLAALVKSACANGLDVRLEAGHGRVPAPVELAAYRIVQESLTNALKHAAPGPVLVTLRQADGALRVEVSSPYRPGDTPRAPGSGSGLTGMRERATLLGGGFTAGPEAGRWAVRATLPLAETAAETAAAAAAATEGTKTTARSEGDPS, from the coding sequence ATGACCCTCGCGCTCCCCCGGCCCCACCGTGACGACCTGCGCATCGCCGTGGGCGGGCTGCTCGGCGGGATGCTGCTGTGGCTCCTCGGGATCCATCCGCGCGTGCCCTCGGACCCACTGGTGCTGTGGCACGCGTCCTGGGCGCCGCTGGTGCCGCTGTTGGCGACCGCCGCGTGCGAGCTGCTGCGCCGCGTCCGGCCCCGCATCGCCCTGGTCGTCGGCACGCTCGCGCTGACCCTGGACACGGTGACGTTGGGCAACGTCGTCACCATCGTCATGTACACCGACCTGATGTACGCGGCCGTCCTGTACGGCAGCCCCGCCTCGGCCCGCCGCATCCCCTGGACCACCGGGATGCTGACGGTGGTCGGCGGGGTCGTACCCGCCGCGCTCTGGCGCGATCCGCAGGGGCTGCTGATCGGCGTGGGCATCGGCGTCGTCGCGCTCGCGCCCGCCGCCACCGGCTGGGTGGTGCGCAATCATCGCGATGCCGCCGAGGCCGCCCGGCTGCGCGCCCAACAGACCGCGCTGCTCGCCGAGATGGACCGCACCCAGGCGGTCACGGCCGAACGGGCGCGGATGGCAAGGGAGTTGCACGACATGGTCGCCAACCACCTGTCCGCCATCGCGATCCACTCCACGGCCGCGCTCTCCCTCGACGATCCGCAGACCTCCCGCGACGCGCTGAGCGTGATCCGGGAGAACAGCGTGGAGGGGCTGGCCGAGATGCGCCGGCTGATCGGTATCCTGCGGGACAGCAGCGGCGATCTGGAACCGGCCGCGACACCGACGCTCGACGGCCTCGCCGCCCTGGTCAAGAGCGCGTGCGCCAACGGGCTCGACGTCCGCCTGGAGGCCGGTCACGGCCGGGTGCCGGCACCGGTGGAGCTGGCCGCGTACCGCATCGTGCAGGAGTCGCTGACCAACGCGCTCAAGCACGCGGCGCCGGGGCCCGTCCTGGTCACCCTGCGGCAGGCCGACGGCGCCCTGCGCGTCGAGGTCAGCAGCCCCTACCGGCCCGGTGACACCCCGCGCGCCCCCGGCTCGGGCTCGGGGCTGACCGGGATGCGGGAGCGGGCGACGCTGCTCGGCGGCGGCTTCACGGCCGGGCCGGAGGCGGGGCGGTGGGCCGTACGCGCCACGCTTCCCCTGGCCGAAACCGCAGCCGAAACCGCAGCGGCAGCCGCAGCCGCGACCGAAGGAACCAAGACGACCGCAAGAAGCGAAGGAGACCCCTCGTGA
- a CDS encoding F0F1 ATP synthase subunit gamma, with the protein MGAQLRVYKRRIRSVSATKKITKAMEMIAASRVVKAQRKVAASTPYATELTRAVTAVGTGSNTKHPLTTEAENPARAAVLLLTSDRGLAGAFNSNAIKTAEQLTERLEREGKQVDTYVVGRRGVAHYNFRERKIAESFTGFTDEPTYADAKKVAAPLIEAIEKETAEGGVDELHIVFTEFVSMMTQTALDARLLPLRLEEVAQEAAPQGEILPLYDFEPSAEDVLDALLPRYVESRIYNALLQSAASKHAATRRAMKSATDNAGELINTLSRLANAARQAEITQEISEIVGGASALADATAGSDR; encoded by the coding sequence ATGGGAGCTCAGCTCCGGGTCTACAAGCGTCGCATCCGATCCGTCAGCGCGACCAAGAAGATCACCAAGGCGATGGAGATGATCGCCGCCTCGCGCGTCGTCAAGGCGCAGCGCAAGGTGGCGGCCTCCACGCCGTACGCGACCGAGCTGACGCGCGCGGTCACGGCGGTCGGCACCGGCTCGAACACCAAGCACCCGCTCACCACGGAGGCGGAGAACCCGGCCCGTGCCGCGGTCCTGCTCCTCACGAGCGACCGCGGTCTGGCCGGCGCCTTCAACTCCAACGCCATCAAGACGGCCGAGCAGCTGACCGAGCGCCTGGAGCGCGAGGGCAAGCAGGTCGACACGTATGTCGTCGGCCGCCGCGGTGTCGCCCACTACAACTTCCGCGAGCGCAAGATCGCGGAGTCGTTCACGGGCTTCACGGACGAGCCGACGTACGCGGACGCCAAGAAGGTCGCGGCGCCGCTGATCGAGGCCATCGAGAAGGAGACGGCCGAGGGTGGTGTGGACGAACTCCACATCGTCTTCACCGAGTTCGTCTCGATGATGACGCAGACGGCGCTCGACGCCCGGCTGCTGCCGCTGCGCCTCGAAGAGGTCGCGCAGGAGGCCGCCCCCCAGGGCGAGATCCTCCCGCTGTACGACTTCGAGCCCTCGGCGGAGGACGTCCTCGACGCCCTGCTGCCGCGCTACGTGGAGAGCCGTATCTACAACGCGCTGCTCCAGTCGGCCGCCTCGAAGCACGCCGCCACGCGGCGCGCGATGAAGTCGGCCACCGACAACGCGGGCGAGCTGATCAACACGCTCTCCCGTCTTGCCAACGCGGCCCGCCAGGCCGAAATCACCCAGGAAATCAGCGAGATCGTCGGTGGCGCCAGCGCCCTGGCCGACGCGACCGCGGGGAGTGACCGATAA
- a CDS encoding cob(I)yrinic acid a,c-diamide adenosyltransferase: MVNLTRIYTRTGDKGTTNLGDMSRVPKTDLRISAYADANEANAVIGTAIALGGLDAEVVTVLTRVQNDLFDVGADLSTPVVENPEFPPLRVEQFYIDKLEADCDRFNERLEKLRSFILPGGTPGAALLHQACTVARRAERSTWAALETHGDTMNPLTATYLNRLSDLLFILARTANKEVGDVLWVPGGERG; the protein is encoded by the coding sequence ATGGTCAATCTGACGCGCATCTACACCAGGACCGGCGACAAGGGCACCACCAACCTCGGGGACATGAGCCGGGTGCCCAAGACGGACCTCAGGATCTCGGCGTACGCGGACGCCAACGAGGCCAACGCGGTGATCGGTACCGCGATCGCGCTGGGCGGGCTGGACGCGGAGGTCGTCACGGTCCTCACCCGCGTCCAGAACGACCTGTTCGACGTGGGTGCGGACCTGTCGACGCCGGTGGTGGAGAACCCCGAGTTCCCGCCGCTCAGGGTGGAGCAGTTCTACATCGACAAGCTGGAGGCGGACTGCGACCGCTTCAACGAGCGGCTGGAGAAGCTCCGCTCCTTCATCCTGCCCGGCGGCACCCCCGGCGCGGCCCTCCTCCACCAGGCCTGCACGGTCGCACGCCGCGCCGAACGCTCCACCTGGGCGGCCCTGGAGACCCACGGCGACACGATGAACCCGCTCACCGCGACCTACCTCAACCGCCTCTCGGACCTCCTCTTCATCCTGGCGCGGACGGCGAACAAGGAGGTCGGGGACGTGCTGTGGGTGCCGGGCGGGGAGCGCGGGTGA
- a CDS encoding F0F1 ATP synthase subunit epsilon: MAAELHVELVAADRQVWSGEATLVVARTTSGDIGVMPGHQPLLGVLESGPVTIRTSEGGTVVAAVHGGFISFADNKLSLLAEIAELSDEIDVQRTERELERAKAEGDAAAERRADVRLRAAAAR; this comes from the coding sequence TTGGCTGCTGAGCTGCACGTCGAGCTGGTCGCCGCGGACCGCCAGGTCTGGTCCGGCGAGGCCACCCTGGTCGTCGCGCGCACCACGTCCGGCGACATCGGCGTCATGCCCGGTCACCAGCCGCTGCTCGGTGTGCTGGAGTCGGGCCCGGTGACCATCCGTACGAGTGAAGGTGGAACGGTCGTCGCCGCGGTGCACGGCGGTTTCATCTCGTTCGCGGACAACAAGCTGTCTCTGCTGGCCGAGATCGCCGAGCTGTCGGACGAGATCGATGTCCAGCGCACGGAGCGGGAGCTGGAGCGCGCGAAGGCGGAGGGCGACGCCGCCGCCGAGCGCCGCGCAGACGTCCGCCTGCGTGCGGCGGCGGCTCGCTGA